Below is a genomic region from Dechloromonas denitrificans.
TCTGCCGCGGTCGACGCGATAAAACCGCTCGGTCAGCCGTGGGATGTGCTTGGCGTCGATCCCGATCCCGGTATCCTGCACCGCAAACTCGGCGCTCTGGGTATTGGCTCGCCAGCTGATCCGCACCGTTCCGCCGGTTGGCGTATAGCGGACGGCATTCGCCACCAGGTTGCCGAAAGCACTGACCAGCTCAGGCTCGGAGCCACGCAGGTCACCCTGGCCATCCGTTTCGATCACGATGCTGTGCCGCCCGGCCGAAAGTGCCTCGGCATCGCGCCGCAGTTTGTCGACGATATTAGCCATATCGACGATTTCACTCTCCGGTGGCGGCGCCGACTCGATCGAGGAAAGCGTCAGCAAATCCTGGACGATCGATTCCATGCGGCGTGACTGGTCAATCATCATGCCGAGATAACGTGCCTGCTCGTCGCGGTCGACCTCGATTTCCTGCAAGGTTTCAAGGAAACCGGCCAGCACGGTGAGCGGGGTACGCAATTCATGCGAAACGTTGGCCACGAAATCGCGCCGCATGCGATCCAGCAAATCGGTCTGCGTCACATCCTTGATCTGCATCAGCCGGCGGTCGCCGGCGTAGGGGATGACGAAAATCGAGAGGACGCGATCCTCGCTCCGTTCGGTCCTCAAAGTCAGCGGTCGCGAGAAATCGTTGCTGCCGAGATAATTGACGAACTCCGGCTGGCGCACCAGATTGACGACAGGCTGCCCCCGATCCGTACGAATCACCAGGCCAAGCTGCATTTCTGCCGTCGTATTGCAAAACAGAATCAGATTGTTGGCATCCAGCAGGACGACCCCGTCGGTCAATGCCTGTCCGGCCGCAATCAGCATGCTGATTTCGTGATCGCGCTGGGCCAGCTTGGTGCGCAAATCCTTCTCGTGGCGATAGAGACGACCGAAAACACCATCCCAGGCACCTTCGCCTTCCAGGCTGCTATCGACGACCGGCGACCGCGACCAGCGTTCCAGACGGGCGAAGTTGCGAAAGTGGAAAGCCAGTTGCAGCCCCAGGCCACAGCAAAAGACGGCCCAGCCAGCCCAATGGGCCACGAAATAGCCAACGGGCAGCGCCAGAAGCGCCGCCAGCAAAGCCAGCAAAACTGCCCGAATCAGTTGTGACGACACCCGGCTCAAGCTCCCCGGAAGCGGTAACCGGTACCGCGCACCGTTTCGACCCGCTCATGATGCCCGGAGGATTCAAGCGCGGCACGCAAACGACGAATGTGCACATCGACCGTACGTTCTTCGATGAAAACGTGATCACCCCAGACTTCGTCAAGCAACTGCGCACGGGTATAAACCCGCTCGGCATGTGTCATGAAGAAGAAGAGCAGACGAAACTCCGTCGGACCGAGTTCAATCGGCTGACCACCGGCCAGCACGCGATGCGTTGCCGGATTGAGCGCCAGGTCGCCGACTTCGATCGCCTCGCCGGCCAGATGCGGCGCCCGGCGGCGCAGCACGGCACGCACCCGGGCAACCAGTTCCTTGGGCGAGAACGGCTTGGTCACATAATCGTCGGCACCGGCTTCGAGGCCCTGCACCTTGTCTTCTTCATGGACACGCGCCGTCAGCATGATGATCGGCAACTCGCGGGTTCGCTCATCGGCACGGATTTTCTTGGCCAGCGCCACGCCGGACTGACCGGGCAGCATCCAGTCGAGCACGACCAGATCCGGCAAGGCTGCGCGAATGGCGGACTCGGCCTCTTCGGCGCTACCGGCGCGAACGACGAGAAATCCGGCATGCTTCAGATTGATGACGACAAGTTCCTGAATGGCCGGCTCGTCCTCGACAACCAGAATGGTCGGTGTCACTTGGTGGACTCCTTGCCGGTATGGCGGATGTCACGACCTTCGACGACGAATACGACCTGCTCGGAAATATTCTTGGCGTGATCGCCGATCCGCTCGATGGCGCGGGCAATCGTGATGATGTCGATCGACGTGGTGATGGTGCGCGGATCTTCCATCATGTGGGTAATCAACTGGCGGATGATCGACTTGAATTCGGTATCGACATCGGAGTCGGCCCGGATGACATTGGTCGCCAGCGGCGTATCGAGGCGGGCAAAGGCATCCAGCGCCTGACGCACCATGATCAGCGCCGCTTCCGCCAGGTGACGGATACCGACACCGTATTGCGAAGGCATGTGGCCACCTTCATAAATACGGCGCACGCCCTTGGCGATCTTCTTGGCTTCGTCACCGGCCCGCTCGAGGTCGGTAACGATCTTGCTGATGCCGAGCACCAGACGCAGATCGGAGGCAGCCGGCTGACGCTTGGCAATGATGTGGGCGCAATCGTCATCGATCGCTTTTTCCAGTTCATTGACCTTGCGATCGGTTTCGACAATCGTCTTGACGCTGGCGATTTCACCCGTCGTGTAGGCATCAATCGCGGCAGAAACCTGGGTTTCGACCAAGCCGCCCATTTGCAGCACATGCGTGCGCAGACGGCTCAGATCTTCATCGAACTGGCTGGAAAGGTGTTGGCTTTCGTTCATTGTTGTCTCCTGATTAACCCATGCGACCGGTGATGTAGTCTTCAGTCCGCTTGTCTTGCGGCTTGATGAAGATTTCGTCGGTCTTGCCGAATTCGATCATTTCACCCAGGAACATGTAGGCCGTGTAATCGGAAACACGGGCTGCCTGCTGCATGTTGTGCGTAACGATCAGGATGGTGACGCGCTTTTTCAGCTCATGCACCAGCTCTTCAATGGCTGCCGTGGCAATCGGGTCGAGTGCCGAAGTCGGCTCGTCGAACAGCAGCAATTCCGGCTCGGTGGCCAATGCGCGGGCGATACACAGACGCTGCTGCTGACCACCGGAGAGATTGGACGCCAGATCCTGCAAACGGTCCTTCACTTCATCCCAGATCGCGGCGCCTTTGAGGGCATGCTCGACCTTGTCATCGAGTACGCGCTTGTTGTTCTCGCCACGCACGCGCAGGCCGTAAGCCACATTTTCGTAGATCGATTTAGGAAAGGGATTCGGCTTCTGGAAAACCATGCCGACGCGCATGCGGACTTCGATCGGATCAACTTCCGGCGACAGCAGGTTGGTGTTGTCCGGATAGAAACGGATCTCACCTTCGTAGCGATTGCCCGGATAGAGGTCGTGCATGCGGTTGAAACTGCGCAGGTAGGTCGACTTGCCACAACCGGAAGGACCGATCAGTGCGGTGACCTTCTTGTCGTAGATCGGCATGTTGATGCCCTTGAGCGCCTTGGCCTCGCCATAGTAGAAGTTGAGGTTACGGGCTTCGGCCTTGAGTGCCGGGGTGTCGTGAATCTGCATCTGAGACTCCAGTTCGATATTCATTTTTTTGGTTTTCAGCAGGTCGACCGCGGCAATGCCCCGGTCGACACCTTGTTGGTGGTTACCACTTGATGTTCTTGCGCATCTTGTAGCGCAGGTAGATCGCCACGGCATTCATCGACAGCACCATGGCCATCAGCACGAAACCGGCAGCAGCGGCGTTCACTTCGAAGGCCGGATCGGGGCGCGAGGTCCAGTTGAAGATCTGGATCGGCATCACCGTGAAAGGCGCCAACACCCAATCGAACAGACCGGCAGCCGGTTCGCCCATGAACGGCGCAGGCGGCAGGAAGGCGATGAAGGTCAGCGCACCGATCGTGATAATTGGTGCCGTTTCGCCGATGGCACGAGCCAAGCCGATGATCACACCAGTCAGGATGCCGGGCATGGCATACGGAATGATGTGGTAGCGGCAGGTCTGCCAGCGCGTCGCGCCGACCGCCATCGAGCCTTCGCGGATCATCGCCGGAATGGCGCGGATCGCTTCGCGGGTCGAGACGATGATGATCGGCAGGATGAGTAGCGCCAGCGTCAGACCGGCCGACAGAATGCTCTGGCCGAAACCGAACTGGTACACAAAGATGCCAAGGGCGAGCAGGCCATAGACAATCGACGGCACGGCGGCCAGATTGCTGATGTTGATCTCGATGACATTGGTGATCCAGTTACGCTTGGCGTATTCCTCCAGGTACAGGCCGGCAGCAACACCGAGCGGCACAGCGGCGAGCGCAGTGACCAGCATGACCAGCAGCGAACCAACCCAGGCCGAGAGAATGCCGGCCTGCGTCGCACGCCGTGAGGCGAAGTTAAGGAAGAAGTCGAGCGTGAACCGATCGGCCCCCTTGATCACCATGTCGGCAATCAGCGCAACGATCACCAGCAAGGCCAGGGCCAGACAGAAAATACCGGTCGCCTTGAACAGGCTGTCACGGAACTTGCCGCGCGCAATGACGGCGCGAATTTCTTCAGTAGTCAGCGGTTTCATTAGTAGCTCTCCCGGAATTTGGCACGCAGCCACTGGCCAAGGATGTTGAAGACCAGCGTGATCAGCAGCAGCGTCAGGCCGGCGGCAAAGATGGTCTGGTAACCGATCGAGCCATGCGGCAGATCGCCCAGCGCCACTTGCACGATGTACGAAGTGATGGTCGCGGCCGGCTCCATCGGATTCCAGGTCAGGTTCGGCTGCATGCCGGCGGCAACCGCCAGAATCATCGTTTCACCGACGGCCCGCGAAATGGCCAGAATGTAGGACGCGGCCAGACCGGACATGGCGGCCGGAACGACCACATGGATCGCGGTATAGAGCCGGGTCGAACCCAAGGCATACGCACCTTCGCGCATGCTCATCGGCACGGCGCGCATCGCATCTTCAGAGAGTGACGCAATGTAGGGAACAATCATGATGCCCATCACCAGACCGGCCGACAGCAGGGAGAAGCCCGGCAACTGCGGAAAGATGAACTGCAGGATGGGGGTCACGACGAGCAGGGCAAAGTAACCGAAAACGATGGTCGGGATACCGCCGAGCAATTCGAGAATCGGCTTGGCAACCTCGCGGACTTTGGCATTGGCAAATTCCGAGAGATAGATCGCGATGATCGTCCCCATCGGAATGGCAACCAGCAGCGCGACCAGCGACGAGACAAGGGTGCCGGAGATCAGCACCATGATGCCGAAGTGGGCATCATCAAAAAGCGGCGTCCATTGCGTATCGGTCAGGAAGTCGACGATGCTGACATTGGAAAAAAACTGGATCGATTCGGAGACGAGGACATAAACGATACCGAGGGTCGTCAGGACGGAAATCGCTGCAGCACCAAGCAGCAGCCCCTCGATGAGGCGTTCTTTCCAGTGGCGCACGGCGCTGAAAGCCAGGCGATCACTGGTCCGGGGCAACTCTGAGGCATTGTTTGCAGACATAGCGTTTGAATTCACTTCAAGAATTCCATGATCAGGAAAGCCGGCCCCGAACGGAGCCGGCTTTCAACTACAGGCGAAAAAATCGCCGGGGCGAACATTACATTTTTGCTTCGCGCTTCATCAGCTCTTCGATCGTGATACCGACTTCGTTCTTGCCGCCGAACACAGTACCCATCTTCTTCTTGGCTACATGATCCAGATTGCCAGTGTAAGCAGAAGCCGGCAGCGGAACATACTTCACTTCCTTGGTCAGCTTGGCGGCATTTTTCATGTAGAACTCGACAAACTCCCGAACCTCCGGCTTCTCGAGCGACTTGACCTTGACATAAACAAAGATCGGACGCGACAAAGGTGCGTAAGTACCATTTTCAACGTTGGCCGCAGACGGCTCGACAGCCTTACCGGTCTTCGGATTGACGATTGGCAGTGCCTTCAGCTTGGCCGTATTCTCGGCGTAGTAGGCATAACCGAAATAACCAATGGCATTGACATCGCGCGAAACGCCCTGAACCAGGACATTGTCGTCTTCAGAAGCGGTGTAGTCACCGCGCGAGGATTTGGCTTTACCAACCGTAGCTTCGGTAAAGTATTCGAAGGTACCAGAATCGGCACCAGCACCGAACAACTTGACCGGCGCGTCAGGCCAGGCCGGGTTAACCTGGTTCCACTTCATGATCTTGCCCTGGGCAGCCGGTTCCCACAGGGTCTTCATTTCTTCGACCGTGGCCTGCTTCAGGAAAGTGTTCTTCGGATTGATGACGACGGTCAACGCATCAAAGGCGACCGGCATTTCAATGTACTGAACGCCAGCTTCCTTGCAAGCGGCCATTTCCTTTTCTGTAATCGGACGGGATGCATTGGAAAAGTCAGTCTCATCGCGACAGAATTTCTTGAAGCCGCCACCGGTACCGGAAATACCGACCGTCACCTTGATGGCGTTTTTCTTGGCCTTCTGAAACTCTTCGGCCACAGCTTCGGTAATCGGATAAACCGTCGAAGAGCCATCAATCTTGACGACCTGAGCCTGGGCAGCCTGGGCACCGAACAACGCGACACCGGCGGCAGCCATGAATGAAACAAAGGTGGATTGCTTGAACATTGGGACTCCTGCACATAGTTGGAATAAACAACATTGCTCAGGTTAGTCACCAATTATTACAACCGGATGACAGTTTGTAACAATAAATGCCTGCCGTGCTGCAAGCGCTAAAATCCGGACAAGAAAAACGGGGCCGAAGCCCCGTTGACCGCAGCAAACCGAAGCGGCAAAAATTTCTGGTTACTTGGCCGGACGCCCTGTCTTGATGCGCTCGACCCGCCCCATCACAGCCTTGAGTTCGGCATCATTCAGCGCCACCAGCAGGGCGATACCGGCCCGCAGCAATTCGCTCTTCTTGGCCTCGCCCCCCAGCCCGGCCAGACGTTTCTTGAGCACGGCAATCTGGGCATACTCGGTTTCCGGCATGGCATAACTGTCGCGCACCAGACGCGTCTTTTTGACCTTGGCTGGCTTGCCGGCTTTCTGGACCTTGGCCACTTCCGGCTGACCAACGGTGATCGGCTGCTCGTAACTGATCGCCTGGGCCTTGACCAGCGCCTCGGCCAACACCTTCTGGTGCTTGGCGACCGTTTCATCAACGGCAGAAGGCTTGCGGACCGGCTTCGGACGCGCCTTGGCTGCCGCCGCCGTGGCGCTCGGCATGGCAACTTCTGCTTGCGTGGCCGGCGCGACGACCTCCGGTACAACCGTCTGAGCCGGCTCGATCGGCTCAGCCTTGGGCGCCGGACGCGGGATCAGTTTTTTCGGCGGTTTTGCGGCGGCGACCGGCTTGGCGGCCGGGGTGGTTTTCTTTTGTGTGGTCATGCTGCTCTCCTGAAAAACGGTATAGACAGTTTATAGATTTCGCCGAGACGCAAAGTTAAACTTTTTTGACAGGTTAAAATGCCGGCAAAACTCATCAGGAGCAGCCGCATGACCCAGGACGAACTCAAACAGGCCGTCGCCCAGGCCGCCGCCGACTACGTTGCCGAACACGCGCCGGAAGGCAGCATCATCGGTGTCGGCACCGGCTCGACCGCCAATTTTTTCATCGACGCACTGGCACCGCTCAAAGCGCGCTACAAGGGCGCCGTGGCCAGTTCGGAAGCAACGCGCAAACGCCTTGAAGGCCATGGCATCACGGTGCTCGACCTGAACGACGTTGAGTTCATCCCGGTCTACGTCGATGGCGCCGACGAAATCGATGCCGGTCTGAACATGATCAAGGGCGGCGGCGGCGCCCTGACCCGTGAAAAGATCGTCGCCGCTGTGGCCGGCACTTTCGTCTGCATCTGCGATGGCTCCAAGCTGGTCGACACGATGGGCAAATTTCCGCTGCCGGTCGAGGTCATCCCGATGGCCAAGGCGCACGTTGCGCGGGAATTGGTCAAATTGGGCGGTCGACCGCAGGAACGCGCCGGTTTCGTCACCGATAACGGCAACATCATTCTTGATGTCCACGGTTTGTCGATCACCGACCCGAAAGGGCTGGAAGCGCAGATCAACCAGATCACCGGCGTGGTCACCAACGGCCTGTTTGCGATCCGGCCGGCCAATGTGCTGCTGCTCGGCACGGCCGAAGGCGTCAAGACACTGGCCTGATTCATCGTTCTGTCACATCGGGGCACTAAGCTGGGGGCTCTCGACGCCCTTGGGAGTGCCCCATGTTTTTGACACAACAAGACATCAGCCAGACCCGGGAACACAGCCTGAACAACCTGCTCGGCCTGTCCTCCGCCTGCCTTGAGGCCAGCCAGCACTTCTCCGAACTTTTCGCCGCAGCAGGGCGCGATGCACTGTACGGCAGCAGCAAACACTGGGCCGGTTTCGGCCATGGACAACTGGAGTCGCTGGTTCACTTTCCCGTTGCCCTGTGGCTTGAACAAAGCACGCGCAACAGCAAGCTGCTCAATGCCGCTTACGAGATACTCGGCGCCACCCATAAATCGTTGATCCAGACCGCCGAGTCGCAGGTTCGAACCTTCGACCATCTTGTTTTCGCCAGCCTGAATCGGGCCAGCCGAAGCAGCCCGTGGGAATTTGAAATCGCGCTGCAAGCCATGAAAACAACGCTGAAAAGCGCTGAAACCACCCTCCACGAAATGAGTGCCGCCGCAATCGAAAGCGTCGAACTGGCCAGCCCGGAGGCACATCGGCCCAACGAAGCCATGACCGACACCTTGCCGCCCCCGGAAAAACCGCCTGTCCGCACGCGCAGCCGGACTCGCTAATTTTCCACTGCAGTCATACCGACTCTCTTTGGCCCGGCCCTGCCGGGCTTTTTTTATCGCGCCACCCGCGCAGCAAGCTGATTTGACGCAGGCACGGCCTTATCCCAGACTGCCGATTCAACGCTGCCCAAGCATCAGGAGGGAGAACCGATGAAATCCACCGCCCGGCCACGCCGGATCAACCTTGCCCTGCAAGGCGGTGGCGCCCATGGCGCCTTTACCTGGGGCGTACTCGACTATCTGCTTGAAACCGGAGAACTCGACTTCGAGGGCGTCAGCGGCACCAGTGCGGGCGCCATGAACGCGGCCTGCCTGGCGCAGGGCCTGATGAGCGGCGGCCACGATGGGGCACGCAGCGCCCTGGAGCGCTTCTGGACAGCCGTTGCAGAGAGCGCGCCATTCCAGCCAAGCAGCAGCGGCGAAGCACCGACCATGTCTGCCGCGATGAAAATGATGCTGCAATGGACCGAGCATTTTTCGCCAGAGCAACTGAACCCATTCGATTTGAATCCGCTGCGCGACATCCTCTCCGAACAGATCGACTGTGCCGGACTGCGGCGCTGCAGTCCGATCAAGCTGTTCATCGCCGCCACACACGCCAATTCGGGCAAATTGCGTATTTTCGAAAACCACGAACTCTCGCTCGAAGCCTTGCTTGCCTCGGCTTGCCTGCCGACCATTCACCGGACCATCGTGATTGATGGCGAGCCTTACTGGGACGGCGGCTACAGCGCCAACCCGGCAATTTTCCCGCTCTACTACGATTGCACTGCAGCCGACATCCTGTTGGTTTTACTGACCCCGCTGCACTACGCCGAGACGCCGGACTCAGCCCAGGAGATTCGGCAACGCCTGCGCGAGCTTGCCTTTGGCGCAACCTTCCTGCGCGAAATGCGCATGTTCGCCCACTTGCACGAACGCACCGGCCAATCCCGCCTGCCCGACTGGCTGACAAAATGGCTACCGGCCGGACAATTGACCCAACGCATTCGCCAGGTGCGCTTCCATGCCATCCCGGCGGACGCCTTGATGAACGAACTGCCGGCCGACAGCAAACTGGCGGTCAGCCTGCCGTTTTTCCTGCGCCTGCGCGACAACGGGCGGGAGCATGCCAAGCAATGGCTGAACGAGCATCGGGCCGCCCTGGGCAAACGCGCCACCCTGAGTCTCGGGCAGCTCTTTTACTGACGGCTGAAAACCGGTTTCAGTGGTTTCCGGACCGTCGACCGCAGCACCCTCAGTTCAACATCCGGCCCATCGCCAGGGCTGGCTCGCCCTGACCGGCACGCCGTCGTTCGATGAAGACACTGCCACCGAACGGATCGTCTCCGGCCTTGCTTTTCTTTTTGGCCTGTTTCTTGGCTGCCGAAGCAGCAGCTGCCACCTCGCGGTGCGACTCGCACTCGCCGGCCCCGACACGAACAGCGCCGATCGACAAAGTTGGCAAAGGCTGGAAGCCAATTTCGCCCCGCCGGTTTTCAGCCATATAGCCACCATGCGCCCGTTCTTCGGTCCCCAGCATGGCATCGACGGCCTCGGCGAAGCTGCGGACCAGCGACCAGCAGCGCATTTCCCAGTCGCTGCTCTGGAAGATGACGAAGAAATCGTCGCCCCCGATATGGCCGACAAAATCCTGCGCTTGATCGGCCGTCTCGCAAACCAGCCGGCCCAGCGCCTGGATCACGTCATCGCCGCGGCGATAGCCGAAAGTATCGTTATAGGGTTTGAAATTATCGATATCGATATAGGCCGCGACAAAGCTGCTGCCGGCGGCCAGCATGCGGTCGATGTGCTCATTGATCGGCACATTGCCCGGCAGCTGGGTCAGCGGATTGGCGTAGCGGGCGGCGCTGATCTGCATTTCGGTGATGGTCACCATCAAATCGTGGCTGCTGCCAACCCCCAGGTAATTGCCTTCGCCGGTCACGATGAATCCATCGAACAGGTAATGTTTGGGCGCCAGGGCAATCATCAGGGCCAGCTCCTGGATGGTCGCATGCTGATCAACGACCAGCGGCGCATGATCCATGAACAGGTCGCAACTCTTGCGCCCGAAAAGCTCCTTGCGAAAAGGACGGGCAAAACGATCGATCATGCTGTGCCGATTGATCATGCCCACCGGGTTGGTGCCGTGCACAACCGGCAGGACGTCCAGATCCGGGTCAGCTTCGAAACGCTCGATCACGGTTGCATTGCTGGCGTGCAGCAAGACCGGCTCAATCGGCTTGAGCAAGGTTTTCGCGGTCGGCATCTTGCCGACACCGCCCGCCATCGGCGATAGTGAGACACGCTGATGACCGATGGCAGCCAGCACCTTGCCCGGCATCTGACGCACCGGCGCGCAATCCGGACGCGCAATGAAAAACCCCTGGCCGCAGGCAATCCCCATGTCGCGAATGCAGGTGAAATCCTCCGGGCGCTCAATCCCCTCGGCAATCAGCGAGGCATTGCAGATTTCAGCCAGATCCTGCATCGCCCGGACAAAGTGGTATTTGATCCGGTCATCGGCAATGCCATGGACAAAATGCTTGTCGATCTTGACGTACTCCGGACGCAGCTCCGACCACATGCGCAAATTGGCAAAACCTTCGCCAAGGTCGTCAATTGCGATCTGGAAGCCCCGCCCGCGATAATGCAGCAAGGCCTCCTGGATGCCGGGCATGTCGGTGATTTGCTGGTTTTCGGTCAGTTCGATGACGATGCGGTTGGGCGCGATGCCCAATTCGCTCAACAACTCCCGCGTCTGGCCATTCATCATCTTGTGATCAAGCAGGCAACCCGGCGTGACATTGATGAACAGTCGGCCGGCGAGATTGAGACCGGCAAAGGCGCGCAAACTGGCTTCGCGACAAGCATGCTCCAGCTCCAGTGAGCGACCGGCCCGACGTGCAGCGGCAAACAGCATGTCGGGACGATGCAGCTCGCTCCCTTCCGGGCCGCGGATCAGTGCTTCATAACCGAGAATGCTGCGCATGCGGAAATCGATGATCGGCTGGAATACGGGATAGAGCAGACCGCCAGCCATGACCCGTGCCAACTCGGCGGTATCGTCATCCATCAGAACAATCATCATGTTTCGCTTCAAAATCGATTACAGAATAGCCAGTTTAGGAATCGCCTGTTTCAGACAGATGACAGGCTTATTGCAACAAGCACTGCATTAAGCTGTCATCGCGCGGCAATATTGGCCTATCATGCTGACAGCCACGACCCTTTTTGCGACGAGGTTGCCATGTCGGAAATGCTCTTTTGTTACTGCTGTCGGGTGCATCACCCCAAAGACCAGATGCGCCTCTTCCCCACCAAGCTCGGCAAGCGCTGGCGCTGCATCCGCAGCATCGAGGCTGCCGCTTGCGAACGCCTGGAACGCGATGCCTTCGGCCGTCGCCAGACCGAAATCAACCGTGAAGAAGCACGGCACATGGCGGAGCGCCTGAGCCTGCTGCGGCACGAACAAGTCACCTGAACTGCATGGCCCCACCATGGGCCATAACCATGGATTTTTGCCGGTTGACCGCAGCAACCAGCCGGCAAGCTGCCTTTATCGCGGCGCCCAGCCCCAAGCTCTCCGAACTACGTCCAACACCGCCAGGATTCATTTTTCTGCAACATTGCCCGGCGATAGTGGTGTCCATCACGCCCCAGGACTTCGGAGATCAACATGGAAAGAAATACCCGTAGCGATATTGCCGCCTTTCCCGAACTGTTTGGCGACATGGACCAATTCATTGAGGAAGTTGGTCTGGGCATCCGCCGTACCGGCCTGAAACTGGCAATTGCCGCCATCCCCGGCAGCGCGCTGCTCATCTTTGCGCTAGGCAAGGTTGCCTGAAAACAAAAACCCGCCGAATGGCGGGTTCAGACTGCTGACAAAGCCTCCAAGCGATTGGGGGCTTTATTTTTTATAATGCAGGCATGCTCAAGCCTGTCTACCCCGCCCAAACGGAACTGGAGATGGTGACGTTGGAGCAATTGGTCCCGAAAGACCACTTGCTCCGGCTGCTCGACCAGCACATCCGGTTTGATTTCATTCGTGAAGCGACCCAGCACCTGTATTGCGAGAACAATGGCCGACCAGCGATTGATCCGGTGGTGTTGTTCAAGATGTTGTTCATTGGCTACTTGTTCGGGATTCGCTCCGAGCGACGGCTGGTGAAGGAAATAGAGGTCAATGTGGCTTACCGCTGGTTTCTCGGCTTTCGACTGACGGACAAAGTGCCGGATGCCTCGACGCTGTCGCAGAATCGCCGTCGCCGCTTTGTCGGGACGGACATTGAGCAACGCATCTTTGACGGGATTGTCGAGCAAGCCATTGAGCACAAGCTGATTGGCGGGCGGGTGCTGTACACCGACAGTACCCACCTGAAGGCGAACGCGAACAAGCGGCACTTTGAAGTGCATCAGGTTGAGCAAACCCCTGCGGCCTACCTGGCCGAACTGGATGCAGCCATCGAAACGGACCGAGCCGCCGCGGGCAAGAAGTCGCTCAAGCGTGATGACGATGATTCGACACCGCCGATGAAGGAGGTCAAGGTCAGCACGGTCGATCCCGACGCAGGTTTCATGGCCCGCGACAACAAGCCGACCGGCTTCTTTTATCTGGATCACCGGACTGTCGATGGCGTGCATGCTTTGATCGTCGATACCCATGTCACGCCGGGCAATGTCCATGACAGCCAGCCCTACCTTGCCCGCCTGGATCGGGTCATGGAGCGCTTTGATCTGGCCGTGGGCGCCGTCGGGCTGGATGCCGGGTATTTCACCCCGCAAGTCTGCAAGGGCATTCTCGAGCGGGCACTGTTCGGGGTGATGGGCTACAAGCGACCCACACACCGCGATGGCTATTTCTACAAACGGGACTATCTCTACGATGCGGTCCAGGA
It encodes:
- the phoU gene encoding phosphate signaling complex protein PhoU gives rise to the protein MNESQHLSSQFDEDLSRLRTHVLQMGGLVETQVSAAIDAYTTGEIASVKTIVETDRKVNELEKAIDDDCAHIIAKRQPAASDLRLVLGISKIVTDLERAGDEAKKIAKGVRRIYEGGHMPSQYGVGIRHLAEAALIMVRQALDAFARLDTPLATNVIRADSDVDTEFKSIIRQLITHMMEDPRTITTSIDIITIARAIERIGDHAKNISEQVVFVVEGRDIRHTGKESTK
- the pstC gene encoding phosphate ABC transporter permease subunit PstC, which produces MSANNASELPRTSDRLAFSAVRHWKERLIEGLLLGAAAISVLTTLGIVYVLVSESIQFFSNVSIVDFLTDTQWTPLFDDAHFGIMVLISGTLVSSLVALLVAIPMGTIIAIYLSEFANAKVREVAKPILELLGGIPTIVFGYFALLVVTPILQFIFPQLPGFSLLSAGLVMGIMIVPYIASLSEDAMRAVPMSMREGAYALGSTRLYTAIHVVVPAAMSGLAASYILAISRAVGETMILAVAAGMQPNLTWNPMEPAATITSYIVQVALGDLPHGSIGYQTIFAAGLTLLLITLVFNILGQWLRAKFRESY
- the phoB gene encoding phosphate regulon transcriptional regulator PhoB, with amino-acid sequence MTPTILVVEDEPAIQELVVINLKHAGFLVVRAGSAEEAESAIRAALPDLVVLDWMLPGQSGVALAKKIRADERTRELPIIMLTARVHEEDKVQGLEAGADDYVTKPFSPKELVARVRAVLRRRAPHLAGEAIEVGDLALNPATHRVLAGGQPIELGPTEFRLLFFFMTHAERVYTRAQLLDEVWGDHVFIEERTVDVHIRRLRAALESSGHHERVETVRGTGYRFRGA
- the pstB gene encoding phosphate ABC transporter ATP-binding protein PstB; protein product: MQIHDTPALKAEARNLNFYYGEAKALKGINMPIYDKKVTALIGPSGCGKSTYLRSFNRMHDLYPGNRYEGEIRFYPDNTNLLSPEVDPIEVRMRVGMVFQKPNPFPKSIYENVAYGLRVRGENNKRVLDDKVEHALKGAAIWDEVKDRLQDLASNLSGGQQQRLCIARALATEPELLLFDEPTSALDPIATAAIEELVHELKKRVTILIVTHNMQQAARVSDYTAYMFLGEMIEFGKTDEIFIKPQDKRTEDYITGRMG
- a CDS encoding PstS family phosphate ABC transporter substrate-binding protein, with the protein product MFKQSTFVSFMAAAGVALFGAQAAQAQVVKIDGSSTVYPITEAVAEEFQKAKKNAIKVTVGISGTGGGFKKFCRDETDFSNASRPITEKEMAACKEAGVQYIEMPVAFDALTVVINPKNTFLKQATVEEMKTLWEPAAQGKIMKWNQVNPAWPDAPVKLFGAGADSGTFEYFTEATVGKAKSSRGDYTASEDDNVLVQGVSRDVNAIGYFGYAYYAENTAKLKALPIVNPKTGKAVEPSAANVENGTYAPLSRPIFVYVKVKSLEKPEVREFVEFYMKNAAKLTKEVKYVPLPASAYTGNLDHVAKKKMGTVFGGKNEVGITIEELMKREAKM
- the phoR gene encoding phosphate regulon sensor histidine kinase PhoR — encoded protein: MSSQLIRAVLLALLAALLALPVGYFVAHWAGWAVFCCGLGLQLAFHFRNFARLERWSRSPVVDSSLEGEGAWDGVFGRLYRHEKDLRTKLAQRDHEISMLIAAGQALTDGVVLLDANNLILFCNTTAEMQLGLVIRTDRGQPVVNLVRQPEFVNYLGSNDFSRPLTLRTERSEDRVLSIFVIPYAGDRRLMQIKDVTQTDLLDRMRRDFVANVSHELRTPLTVLAGFLETLQEIEVDRDEQARYLGMMIDQSRRMESIVQDLLTLSSIESAPPPESEIVDMANIVDKLRRDAEALSAGRHSIVIETDGQGDLRGSEPELVSAFGNLVANAVRYTPTGGTVRISWRANTQSAEFAVQDTGIGIDAKHIPRLTERFYRVDRGRSRDAGGTGLGLAIVKHSLNRHQAQLDIKSTPGVGSRFAARFPASRVVGV
- the pstA gene encoding phosphate ABC transporter permease PstA, which translates into the protein MKPLTTEEIRAVIARGKFRDSLFKATGIFCLALALLVIVALIADMVIKGADRFTLDFFLNFASRRATQAGILSAWVGSLLVMLVTALAAVPLGVAAGLYLEEYAKRNWITNVIEINISNLAAVPSIVYGLLALGIFVYQFGFGQSILSAGLTLALLILPIIIVSTREAIRAIPAMIREGSMAVGATRWQTCRYHIIPYAMPGILTGVIIGLARAIGETAPIITIGALTFIAFLPPAPFMGEPAAGLFDWVLAPFTVMPIQIFNWTSRPDPAFEVNAAAAGFVLMAMVLSMNAVAIYLRYKMRKNIKW